Proteins encoded in a region of the Halodesulfovibrio marinisediminis DSM 17456 genome:
- a CDS encoding ThiF family adenylyltransferase — protein sequence MNTNVVLSHAIEEASESLTLPNGEAISVLTVRAIEAFSKAEGTPLIEIEKAALKQNILPERYVRNFSLISMEDQYNLLSSKVFVVGLGGLGGYVVEQLARLGVGTIVGADGDFFEPTNLNRQLNATFDSLGEKKAKTARRRLQRVNPTINFIGVDHFLRGDALIDYAKHVDVVVDCLGGLDTRLDLQQAAAVCNVPMVTAAVAGLSGYVGTILPGQTGPAELFGSGGAAEDVLGTPASTVAMAASLQVNEVLKTLCWNEPSDSLLFYDLMDMSFQNVTL from the coding sequence ATGAATACTAACGTTGTATTATCTCATGCTATTGAGGAAGCAAGTGAGTCTTTAACATTGCCGAACGGTGAAGCTATTTCTGTTTTAACTGTTAGAGCAATAGAGGCATTTTCAAAAGCTGAAGGGACTCCGCTTATTGAAATTGAAAAAGCGGCGTTAAAACAAAATATCCTGCCAGAAAGGTATGTTCGAAACTTTTCATTAATCTCTATGGAAGATCAATATAACCTACTCAGCTCCAAAGTTTTTGTAGTAGGGCTTGGTGGGCTGGGAGGTTATGTTGTTGAACAACTGGCTCGACTTGGCGTGGGAACGATTGTCGGAGCTGATGGCGATTTTTTTGAGCCAACAAATTTGAATCGACAGCTGAATGCTACTTTTGACTCTCTTGGTGAAAAGAAAGCTAAAACAGCCAGGCGTCGTTTGCAGCGTGTGAATCCCACAATTAATTTTATCGGAGTTGATCATTTTCTCCGTGGTGATGCATTAATAGACTATGCTAAGCATGTTGATGTGGTAGTGGATTGTCTTGGTGGACTTGATACCCGACTTGATTTGCAGCAGGCTGCCGCTGTTTGCAATGTACCGATGGTAACAGCTGCAGTTGCTGGTTTGAGTGGGTATGTAGGGACAATCTTGCCAGGCCAGACTGGTCCTGCTGAATTGTTTGGTTCTGGCGGCGCTGCGGAAGATGTTCTTGGGACTCCAGCATCAACAGTTGCAATGGCGGCGTCGTTGCAGGTGAATGAGGTGCTGAAAACGTTATGTTGGAATGAACCGTCTGATTCTCTTCTTTTTTATGATTTGATGGATATGAGTTTCCAAAATGTAACCCTATAA
- a CDS encoding cation diffusion facilitator family transporter: MPDEIRRIQQIAAVSKVTWVGLVINVLLALIKIVAGILGNSRAVTADGIHSLSDLLTDVSLLIGVRIWTAPPDDAHPYGHQRYETLLTAGIGILLAVVAIGIVVDASVAYSEQRLHHAKYVALWAALLSIVVKEVLYRWTAYYGRLHKAPSVIANAWHHRSDALSSIPAAASVLVALAFPNLYWVDLVGSIIVAFFIIHAAWEVAMPAVNELVDKGVSTETVEDLKKLAESVDGVLDVHKVRTRYQGVAVFVDLHVAVDGSISVEEGHAIADRVETLLMNSEYDVADALVHVDPYIPERRVRQQRRMRKRGTV; this comes from the coding sequence ATGCCAGATGAGATTAGGCGGATACAACAGATTGCTGCTGTTTCAAAAGTTACGTGGGTTGGGCTTGTTATTAATGTCCTGCTTGCGTTGATAAAGATTGTTGCAGGTATTTTGGGTAACAGTCGTGCTGTTACCGCGGATGGTATTCACAGTCTTTCTGACTTGCTGACAGATGTTTCTTTGTTGATTGGTGTGCGGATATGGACAGCTCCTCCAGATGATGCACACCCATATGGACATCAGCGATATGAAACATTGCTTACTGCCGGAATTGGTATTTTGCTCGCCGTAGTTGCCATTGGTATTGTTGTCGATGCCTCTGTTGCGTATTCAGAGCAACGTTTACACCATGCTAAATATGTAGCTTTGTGGGCAGCATTATTATCAATTGTGGTAAAAGAAGTACTTTATAGATGGACTGCGTATTATGGACGCCTGCATAAAGCTCCCTCCGTTATTGCCAACGCATGGCATCATCGCAGTGATGCGTTGAGTTCTATCCCTGCGGCTGCCTCCGTACTTGTTGCACTTGCTTTTCCTAATCTTTATTGGGTTGACCTTGTCGGTTCGATTATTGTTGCTTTCTTTATTATTCATGCAGCTTGGGAAGTTGCTATGCCAGCTGTAAATGAGCTTGTAGATAAAGGTGTATCGACAGAGACCGTTGAGGACTTGAAAAAGCTGGCAGAATCAGTCGATGGTGTGCTGGATGTGCACAAAGTGCGAACCCGGTATCAGGGAGTGGCAGTATTTGTAGATTTGCATGTAGCTGTCGATGGTTCGATTTCTGTAGAGGAAGGTCATGCTATTGCAGATAGGGTAGAGACCTTGCTGATGAATAGTGAATATGATGTTGCCGATGCGTTAGTTCATGTTGATCCATATATACCGGAACGGCGAGTAAGACAGCAGCGAAGAATGCGTAAGCGTGGAACAGTTTGA
- a CDS encoding FmdB family zinc ribbon protein, producing MPLYDFECQKCKEVFEEIASSDCTSGETCPACGSTDTIRMVSAPSPIPGSGTNRLPSTLVRGGGAKFEKVPMPKKPIPKSKPNCPSGGCGSCPSGSGN from the coding sequence ATGCCTCTTTATGATTTTGAATGTCAAAAGTGCAAAGAAGTGTTCGAAGAAATTGCTTCTTCAGACTGTACTTCAGGTGAAACCTGCCCTGCGTGCGGAAGCACAGACACCATCCGTATGGTTAGTGCTCCAAGTCCTATTCCGGGCAGTGGTACAAACCGCTTACCAAGCACACTCGTGCGTGGTGGTGGAGCTAAATTTGAAAAAGTACCAATGCCTAAAAAACCAATTCCAAAATCAAAGCCGAACTGCCCATCCGGAGGATGCGGAAGCTGCCCAAGCGGCTCAGGCAATTAA
- a CDS encoding phosphodiester glycosidase family protein, translating into MIDCRRLALSAVAGLILVCSSILPLKADVNWTPVAKGLALAEIPLKNSGLRSAAITALRICPRDYEFLLLMRSREGDAFTPEQWAARFNLTALINASMYLPDNSKSTGYMRDKKHTNNGFIHNSFGSFFVANPIQKGLPTVDIIDRHQHEHGKLLPCYSTVIQNYRLFSESRTPLWPKKARETSIAAVAKDSAGNIVFIHCRTPMTVRKFTKRLLESELQLESAMYVEGGPEASMYLKTPALSRSWAGRYIGDFWNTEGKQWILPNVLGIRAKADR; encoded by the coding sequence ATGATTGATTGCCGTCGCTTAGCCCTTTCAGCTGTAGCTGGTTTAATTTTAGTCTGCAGCTCAATTCTTCCACTTAAGGCAGATGTCAACTGGACTCCAGTTGCCAAAGGGCTGGCTTTGGCTGAAATTCCTCTGAAAAACAGTGGACTAAGATCTGCCGCAATCACAGCACTTCGCATTTGTCCTAGAGACTATGAATTTTTGCTGCTCATGCGTTCCAGAGAAGGCGATGCCTTTACTCCTGAGCAATGGGCAGCACGCTTCAATCTTACAGCGCTCATAAATGCCTCCATGTATCTTCCCGATAACTCTAAGAGTACTGGATACATGCGCGACAAAAAACACACCAATAATGGCTTCATCCATAACAGCTTTGGTTCGTTCTTTGTCGCAAACCCTATTCAAAAAGGCCTACCTACCGTAGACATCATAGACCGACACCAACATGAACATGGCAAACTGCTTCCCTGCTACTCAACGGTCATTCAGAACTACCGACTTTTTTCAGAATCCCGCACCCCCCTCTGGCCGAAAAAAGCAAGAGAGACATCCATTGCAGCTGTCGCAAAGGACTCAGCAGGAAACATAGTATTCATTCATTGCCGCACCCCTATGACAGTTCGTAAATTTACCAAACGCCTACTTGAGTCTGAACTACAACTAGAATCCGCCATGTATGTTGAGGGCGGTCCTGAAGCGAGTATGTATTTAAAGACTCCTGCTCTTTCACGCAGTTGGGCTGGTCGTTACATCGGAGATTTTTGGAATACCGAAGGCAAACAATGGATTCTACCCAATGTACTCGGTATCCGTGCAAAGGCTGACCGTTAG
- the metF gene encoding methylenetetrahydrofolate reductase [NAD(P)H] yields the protein MKIIDAIQSQSKPFYSLEFFPPRERKQWDSFFSTVDRLKALNPLFASVTYGAGGSTQDNTLEITSRMKHDAGIEPMAHLTCVGASKEKINGFINKLREADVHNVLALRGDSPADEKFSWDDQEFRYASDLVNLVSTEHPDFGISVAGYPAAHPESPTFADDLHYTRVKIDAGSDFVVSQLFFDVREYFDFVSRLRSNGINKPVIPGILPIQSLGSIRRILSLCGANIPGQLYLSLEEANERGGDEAVKEAGLKFAVNQIRQLIDGGAPGIHLYTLNKADMCLELADRVKL from the coding sequence GTGAAAATTATTGATGCCATTCAGAGTCAAAGTAAGCCTTTTTATTCACTGGAATTTTTTCCTCCAAGGGAAAGAAAACAGTGGGATTCCTTTTTTTCTACAGTGGATCGTCTAAAGGCGCTTAATCCATTATTTGCATCTGTTACCTATGGTGCAGGTGGTTCCACACAAGATAATACCCTCGAAATTACATCACGTATGAAGCATGATGCCGGTATTGAGCCCATGGCTCACCTTACCTGCGTAGGCGCTTCAAAAGAAAAAATTAACGGGTTTATTAATAAACTGCGTGAAGCAGATGTACATAACGTGCTGGCACTGCGCGGTGACTCTCCAGCGGATGAGAAATTTAGCTGGGATGATCAGGAGTTCAGATATGCTTCTGACCTTGTGAATCTTGTAAGTACTGAGCATCCAGACTTTGGTATCTCAGTGGCTGGGTATCCTGCAGCGCATCCTGAGTCTCCAACTTTTGCTGATGACCTGCACTACACTCGTGTTAAAATTGATGCAGGCAGTGACTTTGTTGTGTCACAGCTGTTTTTCGATGTGCGTGAATACTTTGATTTTGTATCTCGCCTGCGGAGTAATGGAATCAATAAGCCGGTTATTCCGGGGATCTTGCCGATTCAGTCTCTTGGCTCTATTCGTCGTATTTTAAGCCTGTGTGGCGCGAACATTCCTGGGCAGTTATACCTTTCTTTGGAAGAAGCGAACGAAAGAGGTGGCGATGAGGCTGTAAAAGAAGCTGGGTTAAAGTTTGCTGTTAACCAGATTCGTCAGCTTATTGATGGTGGTGCACCAGGTATCCATCTTTATACGCTCAATAAAGCAGATATGTGTCTGGAATTAGCAGACCGAGTAAAATTGTAA
- a CDS encoding nitroreductase family protein, with the protein MEKTFKQILQNRRAINFFDPERKVPEGLLRELVADAAHTPSSFNLQPWNIIVLRDKDEKMRLQKLAMNQPKVSEAPVTLIMLADTKAWHKDNDSLQLVLNHKLQDGELKEEQRDWFHGVCEKLYGKSRDSELAFAVKNTAFFAMSLMYAATARGLQTHPMDGFDHDGVKKEFNIPENYWVPLLMSVGYHAKNAEVLPIKQRKSYDDIVLSFA; encoded by the coding sequence ATGGAGAAAACATTCAAACAGATTCTGCAAAACAGACGGGCAATCAACTTTTTTGACCCTGAACGCAAGGTTCCGGAAGGATTGCTCCGAGAGCTTGTTGCTGATGCAGCCCACACTCCTTCAAGCTTCAACTTGCAGCCTTGGAATATTATAGTACTTCGGGATAAGGACGAAAAAATGCGCTTGCAAAAGCTGGCAATGAATCAGCCAAAGGTAAGCGAAGCCCCTGTCACACTCATTATGCTTGCAGATACAAAAGCATGGCATAAAGACAACGACTCGCTACAACTCGTGCTTAATCATAAATTGCAAGACGGGGAACTGAAAGAAGAGCAACGCGACTGGTTTCACGGTGTCTGCGAAAAACTATATGGAAAGTCACGTGATTCAGAATTGGCGTTTGCGGTAAAAAACACTGCCTTCTTTGCAATGTCTCTTATGTATGCCGCAACAGCAAGAGGCCTGCAGACACATCCCATGGATGGCTTTGACCATGACGGGGTAAAGAAAGAATTTAATATTCCGGAAAATTATTGGGTTCCACTGCTCATGTCTGTGGGCTACCACGCTAAGAACGCAGAAGTCCTTCCGATAAAACAACGTAAGTCCTATGACGACATCGTTCTGTCATTTGCATAA
- a CDS encoding universal stress protein: MKELRILVAYDASQSAREALTYCRELMELISGRCEGKYTIMVLTVEQLPACSLYATTSLWKDECTKEHEKQLKLHNKIVKELEQSELDPACVKNKFVTLDERDEPLEDTERKRLIAKNILKEQRQGHYNTLVIGRRGMTRSDAYLFGSVSQYILQEARNCVIWLLCR, encoded by the coding sequence GTGAAAGAACTGCGAATTCTTGTGGCATATGATGCCAGTCAAAGTGCCCGTGAAGCTCTTACTTATTGCCGAGAACTGATGGAGCTGATTTCGGGCAGGTGTGAAGGCAAGTATACGATTATGGTGCTGACAGTAGAGCAGCTTCCCGCTTGTTCACTTTATGCAACTACCAGTCTATGGAAGGATGAATGCACGAAGGAGCATGAAAAGCAGTTGAAGTTGCACAATAAGATAGTGAAAGAGTTGGAGCAGTCTGAACTTGATCCTGCGTGTGTTAAGAATAAGTTTGTGACGCTTGATGAACGTGATGAGCCTTTGGAAGATACTGAGCGTAAGCGTCTGATAGCAAAAAATATTTTGAAGGAACAAAGACAGGGACATTACAATACACTTGTTATTGGCAGGCGAGGGATGACTCGTAGTGATGCTTATTTGTTTGGCAGTGTTTCGCAGTACATCCTTCAGGAGGCGCGAAATTGTGTTATCTGGCTGTTATGTCGATAA
- a CDS encoding LysR family transcriptional regulator: MNFRQLELFLSLAKTPNISVVAKEHFLTQSAVSVAIKGLEQELGVQLFDRLNRRLSLNSNGRMLLQNLEPVMQDFHNVLHSFEGDLLTGILKVGASSTIADYILPQILFEVSDSYKQVTIETVFSNPQAIIEKVENGDVDLGLVEKEIPNKMLIYTRLCEDDLIIVSTDEKLAQNGPYDIEDLLDKKWIIRESGAGVRDALEDYMGPLMNKLNVVLELDHTESIKRILHNPHTISCMSPFAIQRELDSGEVFPIEIKGPPISRYFYSVTHKVKYRTRLLDKFEKAVSSYLDTDKLLYRI; this comes from the coding sequence ATGAACTTTCGACAGCTAGAACTTTTTCTTTCCCTTGCTAAGACGCCTAATATTTCTGTTGTGGCTAAAGAGCATTTTCTCACCCAATCTGCTGTTTCAGTTGCCATCAAAGGGCTGGAACAGGAGCTTGGCGTTCAGCTTTTTGACCGCCTCAATCGCAGACTTAGTCTGAACTCTAATGGAAGAATGCTGCTGCAGAATCTTGAACCGGTTATGCAGGACTTCCATAATGTACTTCATTCATTTGAAGGTGACTTGCTCACTGGCATATTGAAAGTTGGAGCCTCATCAACTATTGCCGACTATATCCTACCGCAGATTCTGTTCGAAGTTTCCGATTCGTATAAACAGGTTACTATTGAAACCGTATTCTCAAACCCGCAGGCTATTATTGAAAAAGTAGAAAACGGTGACGTTGATCTTGGACTGGTGGAAAAAGAAATTCCTAACAAGATGCTTATCTATACCCGTCTTTGTGAAGACGATCTCATTATTGTTTCCACGGATGAAAAACTAGCCCAAAACGGCCCGTACGACATCGAAGACCTCCTCGATAAAAAATGGATTATTCGTGAATCAGGGGCTGGTGTCCGTGACGCACTTGAAGACTACATGGGACCATTGATGAACAAACTGAATGTAGTTCTTGAGCTGGACCATACAGAGTCCATCAAGCGAATCCTTCACAATCCTCACACAATCTCTTGCATGTCCCCGTTTGCAATTCAACGTGAACTGGACAGCGGTGAAGTGTTCCCAATTGAAATCAAGGGGCCGCCAATCAGCCGTTACTTCTACTCTGTTACCCACAAAGTGAAGTACCGCACACGCCTGCTGGATAAGTTTGAAAAAGCTGTTTCTTCCTACCTGGACACAGACAAACTTCTCTACAGGATCTAA
- a CDS encoding type I glyceraldehyde-3-phosphate dehydrogenase, with product MSVTIGINGFGRIGRYLTRLLSGHENLRLVTVNDLMSAEDATHLLRYDSAHGRFMDAKSVEGGFMLKDSFVSVTQKACHKWDWSECDIVIEAAGCFSAREHCQQHMACGAKKVIVACPAPEADVTIVMGVNEQDLHADHHIISNASCTTNCLALPLYHLHNHFGVKRGYMTTIHPVTQRQMLLDDDYPDLRRARACHMNILPTPVGTTETVAEVIPDMKGRLQGIAYRVPTVSVAMIDCVLELETSTTVEEVNRVLREAANDHLGYTEAPLVSSDFNGSTFGSIVDGQLTAVQDGTMLKLVAWYDNEASFSNQLLRLTEKVARMIEEEKQLKGGMPSAV from the coding sequence ATGTCTGTAACTATTGGGATTAATGGATTCGGCCGTATTGGCCGGTACCTTACCCGCTTACTCTCCGGACATGAGAACTTGCGCCTTGTAACGGTTAATGATCTCATGTCCGCTGAAGATGCGACGCATCTATTACGATACGATTCAGCTCATGGTCGCTTTATGGACGCTAAAAGCGTTGAAGGCGGCTTTATGCTGAAGGACTCTTTTGTGTCCGTTACCCAGAAAGCTTGCCACAAGTGGGACTGGAGTGAGTGCGATATTGTCATAGAAGCGGCAGGCTGTTTTTCAGCCCGCGAACATTGTCAGCAACACATGGCTTGCGGCGCTAAAAAGGTGATTGTTGCCTGTCCTGCGCCAGAGGCGGATGTTACGATTGTTATGGGGGTGAACGAGCAGGATCTGCACGCTGATCATCATATTATTTCTAACGCATCCTGCACTACAAACTGTCTTGCACTTCCGTTGTATCATCTCCATAATCACTTTGGTGTAAAAAGGGGATATATGACAACTATCCATCCGGTTACGCAACGTCAGATGCTGCTGGATGATGATTATCCTGATCTTCGTCGCGCCCGTGCGTGTCATATGAATATACTTCCAACCCCCGTGGGAACTACTGAAACAGTGGCTGAAGTTATTCCTGACATGAAAGGAAGATTACAGGGCATTGCTTATCGTGTGCCGACAGTGAGCGTGGCAATGATTGACTGCGTTTTGGAACTTGAAACATCAACTACGGTAGAAGAGGTGAACAGGGTGCTGCGCGAAGCTGCAAACGATCACCTTGGATATACCGAAGCGCCTCTTGTCTCGTCTGATTTTAATGGTTCCACGTTCGGTTCTATTGTGGATGGACAGCTTACTGCAGTTCAGGATGGAACAATGCTTAAGCTGGTAGCGTGGTACGATAATGAAGCCAGTTTCTCTAATCAGCTTCTGCGGTTAACCGAAAAGGTTGCCAGAATGATTGAGGAGGAAAAACAGCTGAAAGGCGGGATGCCTTCCGCTGTCTAA
- a CDS encoding helix-turn-helix domain-containing protein: MGTMNIVYPPSRYAGLEILSCAGGHQFRAHLHDAYVLWLNSETGEHYTVNGGSDVLQTGAVSLIEPEVPHANRSCDEISSHLRSFYCSEEFFQQQYARIYEKAYMAPLGNRVIEHVGLWQNLTVLHEYLLGMRDTLRADELVLETFSRLFEACGGHKIKPARDVGDKRVAKAIEYFHVHLDVPILLEELAAMLGCTSYHLIRLFRLQKGMTPYAYLTQLRLEKARNLIDSGVSFSDVATQVGLSDQSHLTRQFKKRYGLTPGQYKKQRMPA, translated from the coding sequence ATGGGGACTATGAATATAGTGTATCCTCCATCTCGATATGCCGGACTTGAGATATTATCTTGTGCCGGAGGTCATCAGTTTCGTGCGCACTTACATGATGCGTATGTGTTGTGGCTGAATTCGGAAACTGGCGAGCATTATACTGTAAACGGCGGAAGTGATGTGTTGCAGACAGGTGCCGTCAGCTTGATTGAACCTGAGGTTCCACATGCTAACCGTTCCTGTGATGAAATTAGCAGTCACCTGCGCAGTTTTTACTGTTCGGAGGAATTTTTCCAGCAGCAGTATGCACGTATATATGAAAAAGCATACATGGCTCCGTTAGGAAACAGGGTGATAGAACATGTAGGCTTGTGGCAAAATCTGACAGTCTTGCATGAGTATCTACTTGGGATGCGGGATACGCTACGGGCAGATGAACTGGTTTTGGAAACCTTCTCTAGGTTGTTCGAGGCGTGTGGTGGGCATAAGATTAAGCCTGCGCGTGACGTAGGTGATAAGCGTGTTGCTAAGGCCATCGAATATTTTCATGTGCATCTAGATGTTCCTATTTTGCTTGAAGAGCTGGCAGCTATGCTTGGTTGTACAAGCTATCATCTCATCCGCCTGTTTAGATTACAAAAGGGAATGACTCCTTATGCATATTTAACACAACTCCGTTTGGAAAAAGCCCGCAATCTTATAGACAGTGGTGTGTCCTTTTCTGATGTTGCAACGCAGGTCGGGCTTTCAGATCAAAGCCACCTTACTCGACAATTTAAGAAGCGATACGGATTGACTCCTGGACAATATAAGAAACAAAGGATGCCTGCATAA
- a CDS encoding tRNA-binding protein has protein sequence METIAWNDFEKVELRVGKILSAEVFKEARKPAYIMHIDFGEEIGQRKSSAQITKHYVPEELVGRLVVAVVNFPNKQIGPIMSECLVTGFADGNGDIVLCGVDKDVPLGAKLC, from the coding sequence ATGGAAACTATTGCATGGAATGATTTTGAAAAAGTGGAATTGCGCGTGGGAAAGATTCTTTCAGCAGAAGTTTTTAAAGAGGCACGCAAGCCTGCTTACATAATGCATATAGATTTTGGTGAAGAGATCGGACAGCGTAAGTCTAGTGCGCAGATAACAAAACATTATGTTCCGGAAGAGTTGGTGGGCCGACTGGTTGTGGCTGTTGTGAATTTTCCTAACAAGCAGATTGGTCCCATTATGTCGGAATGTCTTGTGACTGGTTTTGCCGATGGCAATGGCGACATTGTGTTATGCGGAGTTGATAAGGACGTGCCGCTTGGTGCTAAGCTTTGCTAA
- a CDS encoding universal stress protein encodes MLPQIHKILYATDLSDPAKHALSYALSIAKQYQADLMLLHVIPDWARNISLSSGLDFATIYNEDAWLKIKDDVLRVSMKHAKERIESTYKNYKQELEAAGIATSVHVQTGHPVKTILQFANQADLIVMGTYGHSKLGSIFAGSVAQGVISKSTKPVLVVHLEKDGTEAPL; translated from the coding sequence ATGCTGCCTCAAATTCACAAAATTCTATATGCAACTGATCTTTCCGATCCGGCTAAGCACGCTCTTAGTTATGCACTTTCCATTGCCAAACAATATCAGGCAGACCTCATGCTGTTACACGTTATCCCGGACTGGGCACGCAATATATCACTTTCCTCCGGCCTCGACTTTGCAACAATTTATAACGAAGACGCATGGCTCAAAATCAAAGACGACGTTCTTCGAGTTAGCATGAAACACGCAAAAGAACGCATTGAATCTACCTACAAAAATTACAAGCAAGAATTGGAAGCAGCAGGTATTGCCACGAGTGTCCATGTACAGACTGGGCACCCTGTAAAAACCATCCTGCAATTTGCCAATCAGGCTGATTTAATTGTTATGGGTACCTATGGGCATTCCAAACTCGGCAGTATCTTCGCAGGCAGTGTAGCCCAAGGCGTTATTTCTAAAAGTACAAAACCGGTATTGGTTGTGCACTTGGAAAAGGACGGAACCGAAGCTCCGCTATAA
- a CDS encoding universal stress protein, protein MLPEINKILLATDLSEDAAVALRYAISLSEKYDAELILLHVLPEMRDQLYLSSGFDFAAIYDDKTLKVLLEAGAEKAKETVADMMRQQCEEIAEGSEKCAAITMNPIIATGNAVKKILEHAKECDLIVMGTKGHSKIGGILVGSVAQGVIAKSPTPVLIVRS, encoded by the coding sequence ATGCTCCCAGAAATTAATAAAATTCTTCTTGCCACTGACCTTTCAGAAGATGCCGCAGTCGCTCTGCGCTATGCCATTAGTCTGTCAGAAAAATATGATGCCGAGCTCATCCTTCTTCATGTACTCCCAGAGATGCGGGATCAGCTTTATTTAAGCTCTGGTTTCGATTTTGCTGCAATTTACGATGACAAGACATTGAAGGTATTGCTTGAAGCCGGTGCAGAAAAAGCCAAAGAAACCGTTGCAGACATGATGCGCCAACAATGTGAAGAAATTGCAGAAGGCAGCGAAAAATGTGCAGCCATCACGATGAATCCAATCATCGCAACCGGCAACGCAGTAAAAAAAATTCTAGAACATGCAAAAGAATGCGATCTGATTGTCATGGGAACAAAAGGGCACAGTAAAATTGGTGGTATTCTTGTAGGTAGTGTTGCACAAGGTGTTATTGCCAAGAGTCCTACACCGGTACTCATTGTCCGCTCATAA
- the creA gene encoding protein CreA: MKLHTLLLSMALVLGMTSVAVAEEIGSVSTVFKILGANDKILIEAFDDPDIDGVTCYLSRAKKGGVSGSLGLAEDTSDASVDCVQIGPISIPKRVRDGKEDGEAVFKKRTSLLFKTMQVVRFYDPKRNVLVYLSYSDRVVEGSPKNSISTVPVLPWGK; this comes from the coding sequence ATGAAACTACATACACTGCTACTAAGCATGGCACTTGTGCTTGGTATGACTTCTGTTGCTGTCGCAGAAGAAATTGGTTCCGTGAGCACCGTGTTTAAGATTCTCGGAGCTAATGACAAAATTCTTATTGAAGCGTTTGACGATCCGGATATTGACGGTGTTACCTGCTATCTGAGTCGCGCTAAGAAAGGCGGCGTAAGCGGATCTTTGGGGCTGGCAGAAGATACTTCTGATGCTTCTGTTGATTGCGTACAGATTGGACCGATCAGTATTCCTAAACGTGTTCGTGATGGTAAAGAGGATGGCGAAGCTGTGTTTAAGAAGCGTACTTCTTTGCTTTTTAAAACAATGCAGGTTGTACGTTTTTACGATCCTAAGCGTAATGTGCTTGTGTACCTCTCCTATAGTGACCGTGTGGTAGAAGGTTCGCCTAAAAACTCAATCTCCACGGTTCCAGTACTTCCTTGGGGCAAATAA
- a CDS encoding 3'-5' exonuclease yields MSGYKGTFAAIDFETADAKRDSACAVAVVRVENGEIVDSLYRLVQPPRSNFSPFCVRVHNIRWKDVENEPVFADVWPQFSPLFEGVDFVAAHNASFDRSVLSACLASAGMPSVTERFLCTVKLARQVWPDLENHKLNTVSGHLGITLQHHHAGSDAEACARIAIEGLRLQPQFAAPNML; encoded by the coding sequence ATGTCTGGATATAAAGGAACATTCGCCGCGATCGACTTTGAAACCGCCGATGCCAAACGGGATAGCGCTTGCGCTGTAGCGGTGGTGCGTGTTGAGAACGGAGAGATTGTTGATAGTCTGTACCGTCTGGTGCAGCCACCGCGAAGCAATTTTAGTCCGTTTTGTGTGCGGGTTCATAACATTCGTTGGAAAGATGTTGAAAACGAGCCTGTGTTCGCAGATGTATGGCCGCAGTTTTCCCCGTTGTTTGAAGGTGTAGATTTTGTTGCAGCGCACAACGCATCATTTGATCGTTCTGTCCTTTCTGCCTGTCTTGCATCTGCAGGAATGCCGTCAGTAACTGAGCGTTTTTTATGCACTGTTAAACTTGCACGGCAGGTATGGCCGGATTTAGAGAATCACAAACTAAATACGGTATCCGGTCATCTTGGTATTACTCTTCAGCATCACCATGCCGGTTCTGATGCGGAAGCCTGTGCCCGTATCGCCATTGAAGGGTTGCGATTACAGCCTCAGTTTGCTGCTCCGAACATGCTGTAG